One genomic region from Microcystis panniformis FACHB-1757 encodes:
- a CDS encoding aspartate/glutamate racemase family protein, with protein MKTKLPILGVLGGMGPVVTAEFLKSIYEYNPFIDKEQEAPNVIVFSLPSAPDRTGSIDSGKEREFIDFIQVNLEHLNKLADCIVIGCCTAHYALPQIPENLKDKLISLIKIADQELQEYNKPTLLLASTGTYQKKLFHEGCTTADLIISLSEIDQKLIHEMIYKVLKRGQDPLSILRDIEALLEKYNTRSYISGCTEFHLLTKSLKLKGIDSIKAIDPLSTIAQNFSQLIIKQAQVDLVTDCHQPSNPKSP; from the coding sequence ATGAAGACAAAACTACCGATTCTTGGCGTTTTAGGTGGTATGGGACCAGTGGTTACTGCCGAATTTCTGAAGTCGATTTATGAATATAATCCTTTTATTGATAAGGAACAAGAAGCCCCTAATGTTATCGTTTTTTCCCTTCCCTCTGCACCTGATCGCACAGGTTCTATTGATAGTGGAAAAGAAAGAGAATTTATTGATTTTATTCAAGTCAATCTGGAACATCTCAATAAACTGGCTGATTGCATAGTCATTGGCTGTTGTACGGCTCATTATGCTCTACCTCAGATTCCCGAAAATCTGAAGGATAAACTTATTTCCTTAATTAAAATAGCGGACCAAGAACTCCAAGAATATAATAAACCTACCCTTTTACTTGCTAGTACAGGGACTTACCAGAAAAAATTATTTCATGAAGGCTGCACCACCGCAGATCTGATTATTTCTCTCTCAGAAATTGATCAAAAGTTGATTCATGAAATGATCTATAAAGTGCTAAAAAGAGGACAGGATCCGTTAAGTATTCTTAGGGATATAGAAGCATTATTAGAGAAATATAACACTCGCTCCTATATTTCTGGGTGTACCGAATTTCATCTCTTAACAAAATCTCTCAAACTCAAAGGAATTGACTCCATTAAAGCGATCGATCCTTTAAGTACCATCGCTCAAAACTTTTCTCAGTTAATCATCAAACAAGCTCAGGTAGATCTAGTGACCGACTGCCATCAGCCTTCAAACCCAAAAAGCCCTTGA